A portion of the uncultured Methanobrevibacter sp. genome contains these proteins:
- the aspS gene encoding aspartate--tRNA(Asn) ligase, giving the protein MQGLLNEWRRTNYTKNVTPELTGQDVVVMGWVHEIRDLGGIIFVIIRDREGRVQITAPSKKVDAEMLEDLRKLRKESVVAIKGTVQEAPKAPNGVEIIPKEINLLNLANQPLPMDPTDKVKAEIDTRLDSRFIDLRRENVSAIFKIKNRMFHTVRDFFYENGFMEINTPKLVASATEGGTELFPITYFEKEAFLGQSPQLYKQMMMSSGMDKVFEIGQIFRAEEHDTLRHLNEAVSIDAEASFMDDVDVMKILNNMIEQVIIDVNEDCKEELNILEHEMPIPDGPFPVVTYDEAVDIVNSRDVEMSWGEDLSRAGEKALGDAMGGFYFLTEWPSEIKPFYVMPNSKDPTKAQAFDLMYNNLELSSGATRVHQYDVLVKQIEEKGLNVASFGSYLKAFEYGMPPHAGWGVGADRLAMVLTGVENIRETVLFPRDRHRLTP; this is encoded by the coding sequence ATGCAAGGTTTATTAAATGAATGGAGAAGAACAAATTATACTAAAAATGTTACTCCTGAATTAACTGGACAAGATGTTGTCGTCATGGGTTGGGTACATGAAATCCGTGATTTAGGTGGAATCATCTTTGTTATTATTAGAGACAGGGAAGGTAGAGTACAAATTACCGCACCTAGTAAAAAAGTAGATGCAGAAATGCTTGAAGATCTTAGAAAACTTAGGAAAGAGTCTGTTGTAGCTATTAAAGGTACTGTTCAAGAAGCACCTAAAGCACCTAATGGTGTTGAAATTATTCCTAAAGAAATTAATCTTTTAAACTTAGCTAATCAACCACTTCCAATGGATCCTACTGATAAAGTTAAAGCTGAAATTGATACCAGGCTTGATTCTAGATTCATTGATTTAAGAAGAGAAAATGTTAGTGCTATTTTCAAAATTAAAAATAGGATGTTCCATACTGTAAGGGATTTCTTCTATGAAAATGGATTCATGGAAATTAACACTCCAAAACTTGTAGCTTCTGCTACTGAAGGAGGAACAGAGCTTTTCCCAATAACATATTTCGAAAAAGAAGCATTCTTAGGTCAATCTCCACAATTATATAAACAAATGATGATGTCTAGTGGAATGGATAAAGTATTTGAAATAGGTCAAATTTTCAGAGCTGAAGAACATGATACTTTAAGACATTTAAATGAAGCTGTTTCTATAGATGCAGAAGCTTCTTTCATGGATGATGTTGATGTCATGAAAATACTCAATAATATGATTGAACAAGTTATTATTGATGTTAATGAAGATTGTAAAGAAGAATTAAACATATTAGAACATGAAATGCCTATTCCTGATGGACCTTTCCCTGTTGTAACTTATGATGAAGCAGTAGATATTGTAAATTCTAGAGATGTTGAAATGAGTTGGGGTGAAGATTTATCCCGTGCAGGAGAAAAAGCATTAGGTGATGCAATGGGAGGATTCTACTTCTTAACTGAATGGCCTTCTGAAATTAAACCATTTTATGTAATGCCTAATTCTAAAGATCCTACTAAAGCTCAAGCTTTTGATTTAATGTATAATAACTTAGAATTATCCTCTGGAGCTACTCGTGTTCATCAATACGATGTTTTAGTAAAACAAATAGAAGAAAAAGGATTAAATGTAGCTTCATTTGGTAGTTACTTAAAAGCTTTCGAATATGGAATGCCACCTCATGCAGGTTGGGGTGTAGGTGCTGATAGGTTAGCTATGGTACTTACTGGAGTTGAAAACATTCGTGAAACAGTTCTCTTCCCAAGAGACAGACATAGATTAACTCCTTAA
- a CDS encoding ATP-binding protein, translating into MGKTSLAKYVQKLVSDKMLGVYISNKGNESLEKLATDIIEGLVNYIPENSIKHKIKKIFGDSIESLEFKGTKVNFKLNDYATKDFVNDFSHYLYETYLELNTDKGIFLIIDDINGLSDSKEFVNWYKRFADTIEMRNYNIPIYILIAGYPEKFQNLVNHDESFARIFHYDDIDYLSENEITDFFKDTFNSVNMNCDEDALSFMTTFSRGIPLMMQEIGDTVFWETEGFNVNINYAKDGIIEAGRLIGRQIKPVLDRTIRSEKYENILMKLGKYSADSFKKSNFEKYLTSDEKKVFSDFLKRATQLNILESIGKYKSGEYRFSNRLYLVYFMILNFENDISN; encoded by the coding sequence ATGGGTAAAACTTCATTGGCAAAATATGTTCAGAAATTAGTTTCAGATAAAATGCTTGGAGTATATATCTCTAACAAAGGAAATGAATCTCTGGAAAAACTAGCTACAGATATTATTGAAGGATTAGTTAATTACATCCCCGAAAATTCCATCAAACATAAAATTAAAAAAATATTTGGAGATTCTATTGAAAGTCTAGAATTTAAAGGAACAAAAGTTAACTTTAAACTAAATGATTACGCAACTAAAGATTTTGTAAATGATTTTTCACATTATTTATACGAAACATATTTAGAATTAAATACAGATAAAGGGATTTTTCTAATAATTGATGATATTAATGGTTTATCTGATTCAAAGGAGTTTGTTAATTGGTATAAACGATTTGCAGATACTATTGAAATGAGAAATTACAATATTCCAATCTATATATTAATAGCAGGATATCCTGAGAAATTTCAAAACCTCGTAAACCATGATGAATCATTTGCAAGAATTTTTCATTATGATGACATTGATTATTTAAGCGAAAATGAAATTACTGATTTTTTTAAAGATACTTTTAATAGTGTAAATATGAACTGTGATGAAGATGCATTGTCTTTTATGACTACATTTTCAAGAGGAATTCCTTTAATGATGCAAGAAATTGGAGACACAGTATTCTGGGAAACAGAAGGATTTAATGTTAATATTAATTATGCTAAAGATGGAATCATAGAAGCAGGACGTTTAATAGGTAGACAAATAAAACCTGTGTTAGATAGAACTATACGTAGCGAAAAATATGAAAATATTTTAATGAAACTTGGAAAATACAGTGCAGATTCTTTTAAAAAAAGTAATTTTGAAAAATATCTCACTTCTGATGAAAAAAAAGTTTTTTCAGATTTTCTTAAGAGAGCTACACAATTAAATATCTTAGAATCCATTGGAAAATACAAAAGCGGAGAATATCGTTTCAGCAATAGACTGTATTTAGTTTATTTTATGATTTTAAATTTTGAAAATGATATTTCAAATTAA
- the ilvD gene encoding dihydroxy-acid dehydratase → MKSDNIKKGIQRAPHRSLLRACGLKDDDFNKPFIGIANSFTEIVPGHIHLRELVEFVKEGIIAAGGIPFEFNTMAICDGISMNHEGMKYSLPSREIIAATVESMAKGHSFDGLVLMPSCDKVVPGMIMGATRVNIPTIVVTGGPMAAGHYKGKNADLITVFEAVGQESAGKISEDEVYEIEKCACPGAGSCSGLFTANTMACVTETLGLSLPFCATTHALDKANEEMAYNSGKQIIKLVEMDLKPSDILTQEAFNNAITIDMALGGSSNTALHIPAIANEVKDVDVTLDLFDKISRVVPHICLISPAGSDTMMDLHKAGGIPGVLKTLGDKINTSTITVTGKTLKENIADVEVTNTDVIHPLDNPIHADGGIAILKGNLAPNGSVVKKGAVSPDLMHLKGPAKVFDSEEEVTQAIFDHKVKEGDILVIRYEGPKGGPGMREMLNPTSALAGMEIKDVGLVTDGRFSGGTRGPCIGHVSPEAMSDGPIGAIEDGDIIEIDIENRFINVELSDEEIANRLANRKNPQRDVDGWLSLYSKLVQSADTGAILR, encoded by the coding sequence ATGAAAAGTGATAATATTAAAAAAGGAATTCAAAGAGCTCCACATAGGTCCCTACTTAGAGCATGTGGTCTTAAAGATGATGATTTTAATAAACCTTTTATTGGAATAGCTAATAGTTTTACAGAAATCGTTCCTGGACATATTCATCTTAGAGAACTTGTTGAATTTGTAAAAGAAGGAATAATTGCTGCAGGAGGCATTCCATTTGAATTTAACACTATGGCTATTTGTGATGGAATCAGTATGAATCATGAAGGAATGAAGTATTCCCTTCCTTCAAGAGAAATTATAGCAGCTACTGTTGAAAGTATGGCAAAAGGTCACAGTTTTGACGGTTTAGTTTTAATGCCTAGTTGTGATAAAGTAGTTCCAGGTATGATTATGGGAGCAACCAGAGTAAATATACCTACAATTGTAGTTACTGGAGGTCCTATGGCTGCTGGACATTATAAAGGTAAAAATGCTGATTTAATCACTGTATTTGAAGCTGTTGGTCAGGAGTCTGCAGGAAAAATATCTGAAGATGAAGTTTATGAGATAGAAAAATGTGCTTGTCCAGGAGCAGGTAGTTGTTCTGGATTATTTACTGCTAATACAATGGCCTGTGTAACAGAAACATTAGGATTATCCTTACCATTTTGTGCTACAACACATGCTTTAGATAAAGCTAATGAAGAAATGGCTTATAATTCAGGAAAACAAATCATTAAATTAGTGGAAATGGATTTAAAACCATCTGATATTTTAACTCAAGAAGCATTTAATAATGCAATCACTATTGATATGGCTCTTGGCGGGTCCAGTAACACTGCACTCCACATTCCAGCAATAGCTAATGAAGTTAAAGATGTTGATGTTACTCTTGATTTATTTGACAAAATTAGTAGAGTAGTACCACATATCTGTCTAATTTCACCAGCAGGTAGCGACACAATGATGGATTTACATAAAGCTGGAGGAATTCCAGGAGTATTAAAAACACTTGGAGATAAAATTAATACTTCCACTATTACAGTTACTGGAAAAACATTAAAAGAAAACATTGCAGATGTTGAAGTTACAAATACTGATGTTATTCATCCATTAGACAATCCTATACATGCAGATGGTGGAATAGCTATATTAAAAGGAAATCTTGCACCTAACGGATCAGTTGTTAAAAAAGGTGCAGTTTCACCAGATTTAATGCATCTTAAAGGTCCTGCAAAAGTATTTGATAGTGAAGAGGAAGTTACCCAAGCTATATTTGATCATAAAGTAAAAGAAGGAGACATTTTAGTAATCAGATATGAAGGTCCTAAAGGAGGTCCTGGAATGAGAGAAATGTTAAATCCTACTTCTGCACTTGCAGGTATGGAAATCAAAGATGTTGGACTTGTTACGGATGGAAGATTCTCCGGAGGGACAAGAGGACCATGTATTGGACATGTTTCACCAGAAGCTATGTCTGATGGACCAATTGGTGCTATTGAAGATGGAGACATAATAGAAATTGATATTGAAAACAGATTTATAAATGTGGAATTATCTGATGAAGAAATAGCAAATAGATTAGCTAATAGAAAAAATCCACAAAGAGATGTTGATGGATGGTTATCATTATACAGTAAACTTGTTCAATCAGCAGATACTGGTGCTATATTGAGGTAA
- the hisD gene encoding histidinol dehydrogenase: protein MELLRYEDIDLSQTVKRSEEDVNNVLDTVSDILKNVRDNKDQALKDYTQKFDKVEIDTLKVSDEEIKEAYETIDDNLLEALKKAAENIKKFHEKEIPEEWKIEVKKGITAGQIVRPLNSVGCYIPGGRAVYPSTILMTVIPAKIAGVKKIVCCSPPQKDGKIGNAILVAANLAGADEIYKVGGAQAIGAMAYGSESVPKVEKIVGPGNIFVTAAKKLVFGQVDIEFPAGPSEVLILADSSANAEYIATDILSQAEHDPKASCFFVTDDEALANEVLEFVDKKTKDAPRKEIILEALSNSGKIILTKNFEDAIHVTNEYAPEHLVIMTNDDENVLSQINNAGSIFLGKYSPVACGDYGSGTNHVLPTGGGAKMYSGLSTESFIKKPTVQKITQEGLENIAKTCVPIAEYEGLYAHVDSIKTRLNK from the coding sequence ATGGAACTTTTAAGATATGAAGATATTGATTTATCTCAAACAGTTAAAAGGTCAGAAGAAGATGTAAACAATGTTTTAGATACTGTATCTGATATTTTAAAAAATGTTAGAGATAATAAAGATCAAGCACTAAAAGATTATACTCAAAAATTTGATAAAGTAGAAATAGATACTCTTAAAGTTAGTGATGAAGAAATCAAGGAAGCTTATGAAACTATAGATGATAATTTATTAGAAGCTCTTAAAAAAGCAGCTGAAAATATTAAAAAATTCCATGAAAAAGAAATTCCTGAAGAATGGAAAATTGAAGTTAAAAAAGGAATTACAGCTGGACAGATTGTAAGACCACTAAACAGTGTTGGTTGTTATATTCCCGGAGGAAGAGCAGTTTATCCATCTACAATTTTAATGACTGTGATTCCTGCAAAAATAGCTGGAGTTAAAAAAATCGTGTGTTGTTCACCACCACAAAAAGATGGTAAAATAGGCAATGCAATTCTAGTAGCTGCTAATTTAGCTGGAGCAGATGAAATATACAAAGTAGGAGGAGCTCAAGCTATAGGAGCTATGGCTTATGGTAGTGAAAGTGTTCCTAAAGTCGAAAAAATTGTAGGTCCTGGAAACATTTTCGTGACAGCTGCTAAAAAATTAGTATTTGGACAAGTAGACATAGAATTCCCTGCAGGTCCTTCAGAAGTTTTAATACTTGCAGATTCATCAGCAAATGCAGAATATATTGCAACAGACATATTATCACAAGCAGAACACGACCCTAAAGCATCCTGTTTTTTTGTAACTGATGATGAAGCATTAGCTAATGAAGTATTGGAATTTGTAGATAAAAAAACTAAAGATGCGCCAAGAAAAGAAATTATCTTAGAAGCATTATCTAATAGTGGAAAAATCATTCTTACTAAAAACTTTGAAGATGCAATACATGTTACTAATGAATATGCTCCAGAACACTTAGTTATCATGACTAACGATGATGAAAATGTATTAAGTCAAATAAATAATGCTGGATCAATATTTTTAGGTAAATATTCTCCAGTAGCATGTGGAGATTATGGATCTGGAACCAACCATGTACTTCCAACTGGTGGAGGTGCTAAAATGTACTCAGGATTATCTACAGAATCCTTCATTAAAAAACCAACTGTTCAAAAAATCACACAAGAAGGTTTAGAAAACATAGCAAAAACATGTGTTCCAATAGCTGAATATGAAGGATTATATGCACATGTTGACTCAATTAAAACTAGATTAAATAAATAA
- a CDS encoding radical SAM protein, which yields MSTLSKMKVLTDSAQYDLCDYVNHQKSSQVNLPGIYHAIGHNGCEIPLFKTLLTNKCKNDCKYCINQSKRNFTRLELSPQELAKAFMVYYDKGLVNGLFLSSGIADNEDSTMEKTIETCKCLRKDYGYDDYIHLKIVPGASKDSIKRAMSLANRVSINIEAATPSGLAELSSTKDYKKDILKRLHWIDSLENSSTTYPNSTHTTQLIIGANNETDKEILHRMDKIYRNSKLERAYYSGFTPIDGTEFEKKDNCNSQRVGRLYNADSLLNDYKYKVKELSFDNNDRLSLDIDPKISAANKMNIFPVEINSAPFIDLIRVPGIGVKSARKIISIRKKYKFTKKEELKRLGIAVNRAERYIKLDGEYQPSLDIFE from the coding sequence ATGTCTACTTTAAGTAAGATGAAAGTTTTAACTGACTCTGCTCAGTATGACTTATGTGATTATGTAAACCATCAAAAATCATCACAAGTTAATTTACCTGGAATTTACCATGCTATTGGTCATAATGGATGTGAAATACCATTATTTAAGACTTTACTTACAAACAAATGTAAAAATGATTGTAAATACTGTATTAACCAATCTAAAAGAAATTTTACAAGACTCGAATTAAGTCCCCAAGAACTAGCTAAAGCTTTTATGGTATATTATGATAAAGGTCTTGTAAACGGTCTATTTTTAAGTTCAGGTATTGCAGACAATGAAGATTCTACAATGGAAAAAACAATAGAAACTTGTAAATGTCTTAGAAAAGATTATGGTTATGATGATTATATACATCTAAAAATAGTTCCGGGAGCATCTAAAGATTCTATTAAAAGAGCTATGTCACTAGCTAATAGAGTTAGTATTAACATTGAAGCAGCCACACCAAGTGGTTTAGCTGAATTATCATCTACAAAGGATTATAAGAAAGATATTTTAAAAAGACTACACTGGATAGACAGTCTAGAAAATAGTTCTACTACATATCCAAATTCTACCCATACAACACAATTAATTATTGGTGCAAATAATGAAACAGATAAAGAAATTCTACATAGAATGGATAAAATATACAGAAATTCTAAATTAGAACGTGCATATTACAGTGGATTTACACCAATTGATGGGACTGAATTTGAAAAAAAAGATAACTGCAACAGCCAAAGAGTAGGTAGACTTTACAATGCAGATAGTTTACTTAATGATTACAAATACAAAGTTAAAGAATTAAGTTTTGATAATAATGATAGATTATCACTAGACATTGATCCTAAAATTTCAGCTGCAAATAAAATGAATATTTTTCCTGTAGAAATTAATAGTGCACCATTTATTGATCTTATAAGAGTTCCAGGTATTGGTGTAAAATCAGCTAGAAAAATAATATCTATTAGAAAAAAATATAAATTTACAAAAAAAGAAGAATTAAAAAGATTAGGAATAGCTGTAAATAGAGCTGAAAGATATATTAAATTAGATGGAGAGTATCAACCTAGTTTAGATATCTTCGAATAA
- a CDS encoding AAA family ATPase → MAKKSTGLGKGLDSLIPDFYDKDFDSNSAVSLEEMLNEDEKQEESNEDIVENIDEEDKSSEEHVEEISENEDSNEEIVEEVSENDESSEEIPEDNESLDEDIVDDDTSEESSSEDIVDDNSSEESSGDDIEDIVKEETQQEENDEEDDSDEDVNQEETENIETSSEDLSSVESDEESIQNQKEQEKISENVAEVKEIVDKNPRITLWSSRSAAVFRYLRKTEPEFSISKEASVLVDEAVSKKYPEIWELFEDI, encoded by the coding sequence ATGGCTAAAAAATCAACAGGTTTGGGAAAAGGATTAGACTCTTTAATCCCTGATTTTTATGATAAAGATTTTGATAGTAATTCTGCAGTATCTCTGGAAGAAATGTTAAATGAAGATGAAAAACAGGAAGAATCTAATGAAGATATTGTAGAAAATATTGATGAAGAAGATAAATCTAGTGAAGAACATGTTGAAGAAATTTCTGAAAATGAAGATTCTAATGAGGAAATTGTAGAAGAAGTTTCTGAAAATGATGAATCTAGTGAGGAAATTCCTGAAGATAATGAATCTTTGGATGAAGATATTGTAGATGATGATACTTCTGAAGAGTCTTCAAGTGAGGATATTGTAGATGATAATTCTTCTGAAGAATCTTCAGGTGATGATATTGAAGATATTGTAAAAGAAGAAACTCAACAAGAAGAAAATGATGAGGAAGATGATAGCGATGAGGATGTCAACCAAGAGGAAACTGAAAATATTGAAACATCATCCGAAGACTTATCTAGCGTTGAAAGTGATGAAGAAAGCATACAAAATCAAAAAGAACAAGAAAAAATCTCAGAAAACGTAGCTGAAGTTAAAGAAATTGTTGATAAAAATCCAAGGATTACTTTATGGTCTTCCAGATCTGCAGCAGTATTTAGATACTTAAGAAAAACTGAACCTGAATTTAGTATTAGTAAAGAAGCTTCAGTTTTAGTTGATGAAGCAGTATCTAAAAAATATCCTGAAATTTGGGAATTATTCGAAGATATCTAA
- a CDS encoding ParA family protein encodes MSEIIAVMNQKGGCGKTTTVVNTATSLAVMGKTVLVIDMDPQANATTSFGIDKTQLENTIYDAIVGDVSVKKATIPTFIKNLFIIPSNISLSGAGVELSKKENYHIILKETLKELPPLFDYIFIDLPPSLGVITVNALVAADSVLIPIQAEYYALEGVADLINTINLVKKRLRTPVPIKGILLTLYDKRTRLSKDVYKELKSHFGSTNLLFNTVIPRNIRLAEAPSYGKPCLIYDPESTGTKAYLNLAKEIIERDGGE; translated from the coding sequence ATGAGTGAAATAATAGCTGTAATGAATCAGAAAGGTGGTTGTGGAAAAACTACAACTGTGGTTAATACTGCAACTTCATTAGCTGTAATGGGTAAAACGGTTTTAGTAATTGATATGGATCCTCAGGCTAATGCAACTACTAGCTTTGGAATTGATAAAACACAATTAGAAAACACTATTTATGACGCGATTGTAGGGGATGTAAGTGTTAAAAAGGCAACAATTCCTACTTTTATTAAGAACTTATTTATTATTCCAAGTAATATTTCATTAAGTGGAGCAGGAGTTGAATTAAGCAAAAAAGAAAATTATCATATTATATTAAAAGAAACTCTTAAGGAGTTACCTCCCTTATTTGACTATATATTCATTGATTTACCTCCTTCTTTAGGTGTTATAACTGTTAATGCATTAGTTGCAGCTGACAGTGTTCTTATACCTATTCAAGCTGAATATTATGCATTGGAAGGAGTAGCTGATTTGATTAATACTATTAATTTAGTTAAGAAAAGACTCAGAACACCTGTTCCTATTAAAGGTATTCTTCTAACATTATATGATAAAAGAACAAGACTTAGTAAGGATGTCTACAAGGAACTTAAAAGTCATTTTGGAAGTACTAATCTATTATTTAATACAGTGATTCCAAGAAATATTAGGTTAGCTGAAGCACCAAGTTATGGTAAACCTTGTTTAATTTATGATCCTGAAAGTACTGGTACAAAAGCTTATTTAAACTTAGCTAAAGAAATTATAGAACGTGATGGGGGCGAGTAG
- a CDS encoding Ig-like domain-containing protein translates to MDNEQNNKYDTIQENEISNENNITLEDNYINQSNINEINLMSSKTNTHVLGHDYKLNHKGLPFIVTLKDIYGNPLSSETIIFTIHGVSYSRVCQEDGSARLNINLEYGTYPITYTYQGNTFYNPCSGSATISMINYKLQPSISGFRYK, encoded by the coding sequence ATGGATAACGAACAAAATAATAAATATGATACAATTCAAGAAAATGAAATTTCAAATGAAAATAACATAACCCTAGAAGATAACTATATAAATCAAAGTAATATTAATGAAATTAATTTAATGAGTAGTAAAACTAATACACATGTATTAGGTCATGATTATAAACTAAATCACAAAGGATTACCATTTATTGTTACCTTAAAAGATATTTATGGCAATCCATTAAGTTCAGAAACAATTATTTTTACAATACATGGAGTAAGTTATTCCCGTGTATGTCAAGAAGATGGTAGTGCCCGTTTAAATATTAATTTAGAATACGGAACATACCCTATAACTTATACTTATCAAGGAAATACATTTTACAATCCATGTAGTGGATCTGCTACAATTTCAATGATTAATTATAAATTACAACCGTCAATTTCTGGATTTAGATATAAGTAA
- a CDS encoding Ig-like domain-containing protein, translating to MKNCNINIKINGITYTKTTNDHGKVFQNINLYSGKYTVSTTYLGNNYYYGSSITNTINVNRKATSLSGNDLTKYYGNPEPYKVKLVDYKNNVLNNKDVQITIHGVTYTRTTDNKGYATLNINLQEGKYIASSVYNGDEYYSNSNHVNNVIIIKKSTYLIANNLNKYFDETSKFNVKLTDGNTGIANKNLIFTINNEKYTKTTDNNGNAFININSNHIGKYKISITFNGDDYYKSSSIIKEINVNKHPTTLYANDLKLFIEENKTKCFNITLKDNWNRGLSNQLINININNTNYSLKTDTHGQVSLKIVLKPGTYKITSKYDSNDYYMPSNKINNIIVDSNIFRYTILIPNYLNVTNFGWLIEAGWLKSEYIASGGITGNIKIPVTRLLNIVTNTKEYQYYTGMQKSNGYSGFEDIDFKTTKIIKLDNTGLSNITITSNQNNTNITYYGFLNNGTNQFSAIYKQKEQSNMAIPDFEENIIVINGIKKISIGFSNPCQLDETGVRFGLIKNDMGHNTDVMVRPYNKFNRYNNLQFAETKEYLNYTDNMQKIGNLPSKESIITTFNFKDYQVLKKEHISFGKYYDRKNGFEVIQSYAITNQKITNNTIIHYLNQNRSYPIGGMKASYGTFLTALSTIWLSDFFADLYSQKYNVTWNRNSNIIVMCGVNNNESAYIHSLNASMSMNINSNNQTNIIGFRFVNSLALSKLENIALSLLEIQVTVL from the coding sequence ATGAAAAATTGTAATATCAACATCAAAATAAACGGAATTACTTATACCAAAACTACAAATGACCATGGTAAAGTTTTTCAAAATATAAACCTTTATTCTGGTAAATATACAGTATCCACCACATATTTAGGTAATAATTACTATTATGGATCAAGTATCACAAATACTATAAATGTTAACCGTAAAGCAACAAGTTTATCAGGTAACGATTTAACAAAATATTACGGAAATCCCGAACCTTACAAAGTTAAACTCGTGGATTATAAAAATAACGTTTTAAACAATAAAGATGTGCAAATTACAATTCATGGTGTAACTTATACAAGAACTACTGATAACAAAGGATATGCTACATTAAACATAAATCTTCAAGAAGGAAAATACATAGCATCTTCAGTCTATAATGGTGATGAATATTACTCAAACTCAAATCATGTTAATAATGTTATTATTATTAAAAAGTCAACTTACTTAATAGCAAATAATTTAAATAAATATTTTGATGAAACAAGTAAATTTAATGTTAAATTAACAGATGGCAATACAGGTATCGCAAATAAAAATCTTATTTTCACAATAAATAATGAAAAATATACAAAAACAACAGATAATAATGGAAATGCATTCATAAATATCAATTCAAACCATATAGGAAAATATAAAATCAGCATAACATTTAATGGTGATGATTACTATAAAAGTTCAAGCATTATAAAAGAAATTAATGTAAATAAACATCCCACCACATTATATGCAAATGATTTAAAATTATTTATTGAAGAAAATAAAACCAAATGTTTTAATATTACCTTAAAAGACAATTGGAATAGAGGACTTAGTAATCAGCTAATCAATATTAATATTAATAACACAAATTATAGTCTAAAAACAGACACACATGGTCAAGTTAGCTTAAAAATAGTTCTAAAACCAGGAACATATAAAATTACTTCCAAATATGATAGTAATGATTATTACATGCCATCAAATAAAATAAATAACATTATAGTTGATAGTAATATTTTCAGATATACAATACTTATTCCAAATTACTTAAATGTAACAAACTTTGGTTGGCTTATAGAAGCAGGTTGGCTTAAATCAGAGTATATAGCCTCAGGAGGGATAACTGGAAATATTAAAATACCTGTTACAAGATTATTAAATATAGTTACAAATACCAAAGAATATCAATATTATACTGGAATGCAAAAATCAAATGGTTATTCAGGATTTGAAGATATTGATTTTAAAACTACTAAAATTATAAAATTAGATAATACCGGATTATCCAATATTACAATAACATCAAATCAAAATAATACAAACATAACATATTATGGATTCTTAAATAATGGGACTAATCAATTTAGCGCAATATACAAACAAAAAGAACAATCAAACATGGCAATTCCAGATTTTGAAGAAAATATAATCGTGATTAATGGTATTAAAAAAATAAGCATAGGATTTAGTAATCCTTGCCAATTAGATGAAACAGGTGTAAGATTTGGCCTCATTAAAAATGATATGGGTCACAATACTGATGTAATGGTACGACCCTATAATAAATTCAATAGATATAACAATTTACAATTTGCTGAAACTAAAGAATACCTTAATTATACAGATAACATGCAAAAAATTGGTAATCTTCCATCAAAAGAAAGTATTATAACAACTTTCAACTTTAAAGATTATCAAGTTCTTAAAAAAGAACATATAAGCTTTGGTAAATACTATGATAGAAAAAATGGATTTGAAGTAATACAATCTTATGCAATAACAAATCAAAAAATAACAAACAACACAATAATCCACTATTTAAATCAAAATAGAAGTTATCCTATTGGCGGAATGAAAGCATCATATGGAACTTTTTTAACAGCATTAAGTACCATTTGGTTAAGTGATTTCTTTGCAGATTTATACTCCCAAAAATATAATGTCACTTGGAATAGAAACTCAAATATTATTGTTATGTGCGGAGTAAATAATAATGAATCAGCATATATTCATTCATTAAATGCCAGTATGAGTATGAATATTAATTCCAACAACCAAACAAATATTATTGGATTTAGATTTGTTAATTCATTAGCATTATCCAAATTAGAAAATATAGCATTAAGTTTGCTGGAAATTCAAGTAACTGTTCTTTAG